A DNA window from Tenuifilaceae bacterium CYCD contains the following coding sequences:
- a CDS encoding sigma-54-dependent Fis family transcriptional regulator encodes MNNKNATKKEIIRKSHQRCEKYGVNKEQVFPSIILNDNEVSSHLLQNEYLLRIASPFIDIIYNAVANSGFFILLTDNKGCILRSVGDSDIIAESEKLNMVVGAYMNEESIGTNAMGTAISENQPIQVTAAEHFISAYHRWTCSAAPIHNSKDEIIGTLNLTGESHLVHPHTLGLVVAAVQAIKNQIIADNAMERVNETFFYMESIIESVSSGIIAIDNFGKIKTINNWAATMLSLKKDKSIDISINKVLPSWKDIFGRLASGETYTDTDTAFIVNGTKERFDLSAYPILDAKHKIIGIVMVIKVLQKIYNLVNKYTGMLAYYTFEDIIGNSPEFRQVIEHAMQISESTSTVLLMGESGTGKELIAQSIHNASSRRNSVFIAVNCGALPKSLIESELFGYEEGAFTDSKKGGYAGKFELANGGTIFLDEIGEMPLDMQVNLLRVLQEGYVTRVGGSKNIPVNVRVIAATKKNLIEEVQKGTFREDLFYRLSVIPLFIPPLRKRGNDKNILFEYFLKIKAQKLNKQIPAISNQLLEKIANYEWPGNVRELENFVENIVNFNGASSYDITNQSASSEINSEAHIAYRNSYELKRGADFSLEELEKQTIKEYITSLKGNMSQVSRKLGISRTTLYSKMRKYNIKAS; translated from the coding sequence ATGAATAACAAGAACGCTACAAAAAAAGAGATTATACGAAAATCGCATCAGCGATGCGAAAAATACGGGGTAAACAAAGAACAAGTCTTTCCTAGTATTATCCTAAATGATAATGAGGTTTCAAGCCATCTGCTCCAAAACGAATATTTACTCAGAATAGCATCGCCATTCATTGATATTATTTACAATGCAGTGGCCAACTCTGGCTTCTTTATCCTTCTCACCGATAATAAGGGATGCATTCTCCGATCGGTTGGGGATTCGGATATAATTGCCGAATCGGAGAAGTTAAACATGGTGGTGGGAGCATATATGAACGAGGAGAGCATAGGAACCAACGCAATGGGAACTGCCATCAGCGAGAACCAACCTATTCAGGTAACTGCAGCGGAGCATTTTATTTCGGCATACCATAGATGGACCTGTTCGGCGGCGCCCATTCATAATAGCAAAGATGAAATTATTGGAACGCTCAACCTTACTGGTGAAAGCCATTTAGTACACCCTCATACTCTTGGATTGGTGGTAGCTGCAGTTCAAGCAATTAAAAACCAAATAATTGCCGACAACGCCATGGAACGGGTTAATGAAACTTTCTTTTACATGGAATCTATCATAGAATCGGTTTCTTCGGGCATTATTGCAATTGATAATTTTGGTAAAATTAAAACCATTAATAATTGGGCCGCAACCATGCTCAGTTTAAAAAAAGATAAGTCCATCGATATTTCCATTAATAAAGTTCTTCCTTCTTGGAAAGATATTTTTGGGCGGCTTGCCAGTGGTGAAACTTATACAGATACGGACACTGCATTCATAGTTAATGGAACGAAAGAACGGTTTGATTTGAGCGCATATCCCATCCTCGATGCAAAACATAAAATAATAGGAATCGTAATGGTAATTAAAGTATTGCAAAAGATTTACAATCTAGTAAACAAATACACAGGCATGCTGGCTTACTACACTTTCGAGGATATTATTGGCAATAGCCCCGAATTTAGACAGGTTATTGAGCATGCCATGCAAATATCAGAATCGACATCGACAGTACTTTTAATGGGTGAAAGCGGCACTGGCAAAGAATTGATAGCCCAGAGTATACACAACGCCAGTTCAAGGCGAAACTCGGTATTTATTGCTGTTAATTGTGGCGCTTTACCCAAAAGTCTTATTGAAAGTGAGTTGTTTGGCTACGAAGAGGGCGCTTTCACTGATTCGAAAAAAGGTGGCTATGCCGGAAAATTCGAACTAGCCAATGGGGGAACAATCTTTTTGGACGAAATAGGTGAAATGCCACTTGATATGCAGGTAAATTTGTTGAGAGTGTTGCAGGAGGGTTACGTTACACGGGTAGGTGGTTCCAAGAATATTCCGGTTAATGTAAGAGTAATTGCAGCCACAAAGAAGAATCTTATTGAGGAGGTGCAAAAAGGCACCTTTCGCGAGGATCTTTTTTATAGGCTCAGCGTCATACCTTTGTTTATTCCGCCATTACGGAAACGGGGCAATGATAAAAACATCCTTTTTGAATATTTTCTAAAAATTAAAGCTCAGAAGTTAAACAAGCAGATTCCGGCTATATCCAATCAACTTTTGGAAAAGATTGCAAACTATGAGTGGCCTGGAAATGTAAGAGAACTGGAAAACTTTGTTGAAAACATTGTAAATTTTAATGGTGCTAGCAGCTACGATATTACAAATCAGTCAGCAAGCAGTGAAATAAATTCAGAAGCGCATATAGCTTACCGCAACAGTTACGAGTTAAAAAGAGGTGCGGATTTTTCGCTTGAGGAGCTGGAAAAGCAGACTATTAAAGAGTATATTACTAGTTTAAAAGGTAATATGTCGCAGGTAAGTCGCAAACTAGGCATTAGCCGAACGACATTGTACTCCAAAATGAGAAAATATAATATCAAGGCAAGTTAG
- a CDS encoding permease: MKKFYSSVWFPLVLLPVWYLVYHYLQPITDWLVLSVFGLTKGTHLTETLRFFIYEFPKVILLLTLIIFLVGIIRTFFTPERTRKALEGKKTFTGNVMAACLGIVTPFCSCSAIPLFLGFVESGVPLGVTFSFLIAAPMINEVAVVLLYGMFGWKVAAIYIGTGLIIAIISGWVIGLLKLEKWVEPWVYQTKVENSGLDEKQLTFANRINQGYAAVKEIVGKVWIYVALGIAVGAGAHGYVPEDFMASLMGKSAWYSVPLSILVGIPLYSNAAGIVPIVSVLIEKGASLGTALAFMMSVIGLSLPEIIILRKVLTIRLILTFVGIVGGGIMVVGFLFNWIF; encoded by the coding sequence ATGAAGAAATTTTATAGTTCGGTTTGGTTTCCGTTGGTACTATTGCCTGTTTGGTATTTGGTGTATCATTACCTTCAGCCCATTACGGATTGGCTGGTTCTTTCTGTTTTTGGGCTGACAAAGGGAACTCATCTAACAGAAACTCTTCGCTTTTTCATTTACGAGTTTCCGAAAGTAATTTTACTGCTTACGCTAATCATTTTCTTAGTAGGAATTATTCGCACTTTCTTCACCCCAGAACGAACTCGAAAGGCGTTAGAAGGTAAAAAGACTTTTACAGGAAATGTAATGGCTGCCTGTTTGGGCATTGTAACGCCATTCTGTTCTTGCTCTGCGATTCCTTTGTTTCTAGGTTTTGTTGAGTCTGGAGTTCCGCTTGGTGTAACATTCTCGTTTTTGATTGCAGCTCCAATGATTAACGAGGTTGCCGTGGTGCTTCTTTATGGAATGTTTGGATGGAAGGTGGCCGCAATATACATTGGGACAGGTCTTATTATAGCAATAATTTCGGGTTGGGTAATTGGATTGCTAAAACTTGAGAAATGGGTAGAACCTTGGGTTTATCAAACAAAAGTTGAAAATAGCGGATTAGACGAAAAGCAATTAACATTTGCCAACCGAATTAATCAAGGATATGCTGCCGTTAAGGAAATTGTTGGTAAGGTATGGATTTATGTTGCGCTGGGCATTGCCGTTGGAGCAGGTGCGCACGGCTATGTTCCTGAGGATTTTATGGCTAGCTTAATGGGAAAATCGGCTTGGTATTCAGTGCCATTATCAATACTTGTAGGAATTCCATTGTATTCCAATGCTGCAGGCATTGTTCCTATTGTTTCGGTATTAATTGAGAAGGGTGCATCGCTTGGAACTGCACTGGCATTTATGATGTCGGTAATAGGCCTTTCTTTACCCGAGATAATTATTTTAAGAAAGGTTTTGACCATTCGACTAATATTGACTTTTGTTGGTATTGTTGGAGGCGGTATTATGGTAGTTGGCTTTTTATTTAACTGGATATTTTAG
- a CDS encoding transcriptional regulator — translation MTKKKYTEGQEKIARYAKALSHPVRIQILEILAGQSCCYSGDIVDDLPIARSTLSQHLSELRDAGLIQGEFNPPKIKYCIRRENWDEAKLLFGEFFEKRNKEQRTSICE, via the coding sequence ATGACGAAAAAGAAATACACCGAGGGACAGGAGAAGATTGCCCGCTACGCCAAGGCATTAAGTCACCCTGTTCGAATTCAAATCCTTGAGATACTTGCAGGCCAGAGCTGCTGCTATAGTGGTGATATAGTGGACGATTTGCCAATTGCCCGCAGTACTTTGTCGCAGCATTTAAGTGAGTTGCGCGATGCAGGTTTAATTCAGGGCGAGTTTAATCCTCCAAAAATTAAGTATTGCATCAGAAGGGAGAATTGGGATGAGGCAAAACTTCTGTTTGGTGAATTCTTTGAGAAGAGAAATAAAGAACAAAGAACATCGATTTGTGAATGA
- the aorA gene encoding aldehyde ferredoxin oxidoreductase has protein sequence MYGYSGKILRIDLTNLSYRFEELNHEEAIKFIGGRGFGSKIFFDEVDPNIDAFDPKNKVIIATGPMTGTPTPAGGRYMVVTKSPLTGTIASSNSGGYWGAEMKFAGYDAMVIEGKANKPTSIFIEDDKIEFRDASGLWGKTTIETTNELMKIAPEKAKVLCIGPAGENLSKIAAVMNDLNRAAGRSGVGAVVGSKNLKAIVIKGSYKPTVADPDALKEVVKKGRGQIKDNGVTGSGLPTYGTNVLVNIINEAGVFPTKNFQESYFDKAEEVSGEAMSEKYLIKREACFGCPIACGRYVKADDIETGGPEYESVWAFSGACGSSDLKAAIKANFWSNEMGLDTISAGVTIATAMELYQKGYIKDDELDGLGLKFGDSDSMVEWVKKLGRRDGKLASKMAEGSYRLAEAYGHPELSMSVKKQELPAYDPRGIQGQGLQYATSNRGGCHVRGYLISPEILGLPEKLDRTELNGKPEWVKIFQDLTAFIDSCGLCLFTSFALTADDYADMFTAVTGKKHTAADILEAGDRIWNLERVWNLKAGIDPSEDKLPKRLMEDAIQGGPSKGQKSGLAELLPLYYKARGWDEKGIPTKEKLNSLGLSF, from the coding sequence ATGTACGGATACAGTGGAAAAATCTTAAGGATTGACCTTACGAATCTTAGTTACAGATTCGAGGAGTTGAACCATGAAGAGGCAATAAAATTTATAGGGGGACGCGGATTTGGATCGAAAATATTTTTTGACGAGGTAGATCCAAACATCGATGCGTTTGACCCCAAAAACAAGGTGATAATTGCCACGGGACCAATGACAGGCACTCCAACTCCTGCGGGAGGAAGGTACATGGTGGTGACCAAATCGCCGCTAACAGGCACTATCGCCAGTTCAAATTCAGGCGGATACTGGGGTGCGGAGATGAAGTTTGCTGGTTATGATGCCATGGTAATTGAGGGCAAGGCCAACAAGCCAACTTCAATATTTATTGAGGATGACAAAATTGAGTTCCGCGATGCCTCTGGCTTATGGGGCAAAACCACCATCGAAACAACCAATGAACTCATGAAGATTGCCCCTGAAAAAGCCAAGGTGCTTTGCATTGGACCTGCCGGCGAAAACTTGTCGAAAATTGCCGCAGTGATGAACGACCTAAATCGTGCTGCAGGCCGTTCTGGAGTAGGTGCTGTTGTGGGTAGTAAAAACCTAAAAGCCATAGTGATTAAGGGAAGTTATAAACCGACAGTAGCCGATCCTGATGCTCTTAAAGAGGTTGTTAAAAAAGGTAGAGGACAAATTAAGGACAATGGGGTTACTGGATCGGGGTTACCTACTTATGGCACCAATGTGTTGGTGAATATAATTAACGAAGCGGGTGTGTTTCCAACCAAAAACTTTCAAGAATCATACTTCGATAAGGCTGAAGAGGTAAGCGGTGAAGCCATGTCTGAAAAATACCTTATCAAGCGCGAGGCTTGCTTTGGGTGCCCAATTGCCTGTGGTCGTTACGTTAAAGCCGACGATATTGAAACTGGTGGTCCAGAATACGAAAGTGTATGGGCTTTCAGTGGAGCTTGCGGTTCTTCGGATTTAAAAGCGGCCATTAAAGCCAACTTCTGGTCAAACGAAATGGGGCTCGACACTATTTCGGCAGGGGTAACCATTGCCACAGCTATGGAACTTTACCAAAAAGGCTATATCAAGGATGATGAACTGGATGGTCTTGGTTTAAAATTTGGCGATAGCGACAGTATGGTGGAGTGGGTTAAGAAACTTGGACGTCGTGATGGTAAATTGGCCAGCAAAATGGCCGAGGGATCGTATCGTCTTGCAGAGGCATACGGACACCCAGAATTATCCATGAGCGTAAAAAAACAAGAACTACCAGCCTATGATCCACGGGGTATACAAGGGCAAGGGTTACAGTATGCTACATCTAACCGCGGAGGATGCCATGTAAGGGGGTATCTGATCTCCCCTGAAATTCTAGGATTACCAGAGAAACTGGACAGAACTGAACTAAACGGGAAACCCGAATGGGTTAAGATTTTTCAGGATCTTACTGCTTTTATCGATTCCTGCGGACTATGCTTGTTCACCTCGTTTGCTCTTACAGCCGATGATTATGCCGATATGTTTACTGCCGTAACGGGCAAGAAACACACTGCTGCCGATATTCTTGAGGCTGGTGATCGAATTTGGAACCTGGAGCGGGTATGGAATTTGAAAGCAGGTATCGATCCATCGGAAGATAAACTACCTAAACGGTTGATGGAGGATGCAATACAAGGAGGCCCTTCAAAAGGGCAGAAAAGTGGGTTGGCAGAACTTTTACCATTGTACTACAAGGCAAGAGGCTGGGATGAAAAAGGTATTCCCACAAAAGAAAAACTAAATTCATTGGGCCTTTCTTTTTAG
- a CDS encoding redox-active disulfide protein 2 has protein sequence MEIKVLGTGCPKCKALEKLAREAVADLGVDANIEKVEDIVKIMSYGIMHTPALVIDGKVVLSGRLPNISEIKSLIEKK, from the coding sequence ATGGAAATTAAAGTATTAGGCACTGGGTGCCCAAAGTGCAAGGCACTAGAAAAGTTAGCCCGCGAAGCGGTTGCTGATCTTGGAGTAGATGCAAACATCGAGAAGGTGGAGGATATTGTCAAAATTATGAGTTACGGAATTATGCATACTCCAGCATTGGTTATTGATGGAAAGGTTGTTTTGAGTGGCCGCCTTCCAAATATATCCGAAATTAAAAGTCTAATTGAGAAGAAATAA
- a CDS encoding cytochrome c biogenesis protein — protein MEGLLSSLIDSSSAPWFSAFLLGLMTAISPCPLATNITAVGFISRDIENKHRVFFNGILYTLGRAITYTAIPLIIFFGVDQLKFSGFFQRYGEKIIGPLLIVIGLFMLDFIKLQFPAMNRLSTRMQNKTTWNSYDAILLGVVFALAFCPYSGVLFFGMLVPMSVSSASGLYLPIVFAIATGIPVIIFSWVLAYTVSGIGGLYHRVKTFEIWFRRMIALLFIAIGIYYIIRVFF, from the coding sequence ATGGAGGGTTTACTTAGTTCGCTTATCGATAGCAGTTCGGCTCCTTGGTTCTCTGCATTTTTGCTTGGGTTGATGACAGCAATTAGTCCTTGCCCGTTAGCAACAAACATAACCGCAGTGGGCTTTATTAGTAGAGATATTGAGAATAAGCACAGAGTATTCTTCAATGGAATCTTATATACTTTAGGACGAGCGATTACCTATACAGCAATACCGTTGATTATTTTCTTTGGGGTAGATCAACTTAAGTTTTCTGGATTTTTTCAGCGATATGGCGAGAAGATAATAGGGCCACTGCTTATTGTAATCGGCTTATTTATGCTCGACTTTATCAAGTTACAATTCCCTGCAATGAATAGGTTGTCTACCCGAATGCAGAATAAAACCACGTGGAACTCTTACGATGCTATTTTGCTGGGAGTTGTTTTTGCCCTAGCATTTTGTCCGTATAGCGGAGTTCTTTTCTTTGGGATGCTTGTTCCAATGTCGGTAAGCAGCGCATCGGGACTGTACTTGCCAATTGTTTTTGCCATTGCTACAGGAATTCCAGTGATTATTTTCTCGTGGGTGCTAGCCTATACGGTATCTGGCATAGGTGGCTTGTATCACAGGGTTAAAACCTTCGAAATATGGTTTAGGAGGATGATTGCGTTGCTATTCATAGCAATTGGTATTTACTACATTATTAGAGTATTTTTTTGA